The following proteins are co-located in the Brevibacillus laterosporus DSM 25 genome:
- the rpsR gene encoding 30S ribosomal protein S18 — MARKGRPNKRRKVCYFTVNKIKKIDYKDTDLLKKFISERGKILPRRVTGTSAKYQRRLTIAIKRARQVALLPYTAE, encoded by the coding sequence ATGGCACGTAAAGGACGTCCTAATAAACGCCGTAAAGTTTGCTACTTTACTGTTAATAAGATTAAAAAGATCGATTATAAAGACACTGATCTTCTTAAGAAGTTCATCAGTGAGCGTGGTAAAATCTTACCTCGTCGTGTAACTGGTACTTCTGCTAAATACCAACGTAGATTGACAATCGCTATTAAACGCGCTCGTCAAGTAGCGTTGCTGCCATATACGGCTGAATAG
- a CDS encoding recombinase family protein — translation MKVAIYIRVSTDEQAKEGISLEEQQERLVAYCKANGWKDYTLYIDDGYSAKTTTPPEFQRMMGDIFIRGLKE, via the coding sequence ATGAAAGTAGCGATATACATTCGTGTTTCTACAGATGAACAAGCCAAGGAAGGCATTTCGCTTGAAGAACAACAGGAACGCCTTGTAGCTTACTGCAAAGCTAATGGATGGAAAGATTACACCCTATACATAGATGATGGCTATAGCGCCAAGACAACGACCCCTCCTGAGTTCCAAAGAATGATGGGGGATATTTTTATTAGGGGGCTAAAAGAATAG
- the ssb gene encoding single-stranded DNA-binding protein: MLNRVILIGNLTKDPELRYTPNGVAVTTFTLAINRPYSGAGGEKETDFINIVAWRQLADLCANYLRKGRKAAVEGRLQTRSYDNKEGKRVYVTEVVADNVQFLSSREASEGNTGYDPGPSYGGTRPASKGNNDSFNDPFADSGKPINISDDDLPF, encoded by the coding sequence ATGCTAAATCGTGTTATTCTAATTGGAAACTTAACAAAGGACCCTGAATTGCGTTATACGCCCAATGGTGTTGCGGTAACGACCTTTACCTTAGCGATAAATCGTCCTTATTCTGGAGCCGGTGGCGAAAAGGAAACGGACTTTATCAATATTGTAGCATGGCGTCAATTGGCCGATCTTTGTGCAAACTATCTCCGTAAAGGTAGAAAAGCTGCCGTAGAAGGTCGTTTACAAACCAGAAGCTATGATAATAAAGAGGGTAAAAGAGTGTACGTAACAGAAGTTGTTGCAGATAACGTGCAGTTCCTAAGCTCACGTGAAGCGAGTGAAGGAAACACCGGCTATGACCCTGGTCCAAGCTATGGTGGTACACGTCCGGCTTCCAAAGGTAATAACGATTCATTTAATGACCCCTTCGCCGATTCTGGAAAGCCGATTAACATCTCAGATGATGATTTGCCTTTCTAG
- a CDS encoding mechanosensitive ion channel family protein — translation MEEIQQDLTANLTAFQKMWNQVYGVISNPDFWVDKGFALLGIILIIVLARVLVTIIGKSVDRIFINREKSMIQFDRRRVDTMRILVKNVARYTIYFITLLVVLRQVGLDLQPVLVSAGVLSLAVGFGAQSLVKDVITGFFIIFEDQFAVGDMVTINGITGTVMVIGLRITKIKSWTGEVHIFPNGTINQVTNFSIQNSVAFVDVSVAYEEDLTHVEAILKEIIDKMGKEEEDIVNQPQVLGVQALGPSEVIIRVTAECKPNTHFGIMRKMRARIKQEFVHRGIEIPYPKTVMMGRDNKVINPGG, via the coding sequence TTGGAGGAAATACAACAAGACTTGACTGCTAACTTAACTGCATTTCAAAAGATGTGGAATCAGGTATATGGAGTAATATCAAACCCCGATTTCTGGGTGGATAAAGGCTTTGCTTTGCTGGGGATTATTCTCATTATTGTTTTGGCGCGGGTTTTAGTAACCATTATTGGGAAATCAGTTGATCGCATTTTTATTAATCGCGAAAAAAGTATGATTCAATTTGATAGACGTCGAGTAGATACGATGCGAATACTGGTTAAAAATGTTGCTAGATACACAATCTATTTCATTACGCTATTGGTTGTACTAAGACAGGTAGGATTAGATTTGCAACCGGTATTGGTTAGTGCGGGTGTACTAAGTCTTGCTGTCGGATTTGGAGCTCAGAGCTTAGTAAAAGATGTAATAACAGGGTTTTTCATTATTTTTGAAGATCAATTTGCTGTAGGAGATATGGTAACGATCAATGGAATAACAGGAACGGTTATGGTTATTGGTTTACGTATCACAAAAATTAAAAGCTGGACGGGAGAAGTACATATCTTTCCGAATGGTACGATTAATCAAGTGACTAATTTCTCGATTCAGAATTCAGTTGCTTTTGTTGATGTTTCTGTCGCTTATGAGGAAGATTTAACACATGTAGAAGCGATATTAAAGGAAATTATAGATAAAATGGGGAAAGAAGAAGAGGATATTGTAAATCAACCGCAGGTATTGGGTGTTCAAGCGTTGGGACCGTCAGAGGTCATTATTCGTGTGACAGCAGAGTGTAAGCCTAATACTCATTTTGGAATTATGCGTAAGATGAGAGCACGAATTAAACAAGAATTTGTTCATAGAGGTATTGAAATCCCATACCCTAAAACTGTTATGATGGGTAGAGATAATAAAGTGATAAATCCAGGTGGGTGA
- a CDS encoding DUF2232 domain-containing protein: MPNRTKQLAESALLLGIAGVFLFLGLTTPLSGVFSFLLPIPFIILAMRRTGKQMIIVSIAFAVLGLIISSIIGIIFALSSVLLGWAMGYAYKNTNRAFPGIFAGSIVKALSYVFLVYVSSKLIGIDIVQQFHQGKEMVLNNQQLLELRPPEYTVEAWKKLITDIFEMMTILLPFIIMFGSFVSTTIIHWIARLICKRLSIKIPALPPIREWQLPRSLLFFYVVTLLFMLFNRNTMGQTTSGSLLFNLFYALQFLFFIQGLGFVAFVVDKYKSKWRFPYVFAGVFIFLILATILTIGGVVLLLATVLGFVGLLDLGIRLRTRLESRK, encoded by the coding sequence TTGCCTAATCGAACAAAACAACTAGCAGAAAGTGCTTTGTTACTGGGAATTGCAGGCGTATTTCTCTTTTTAGGCCTGACAACTCCTCTATCTGGCGTATTCTCTTTCTTGTTGCCTATTCCGTTCATTATTTTAGCGATGAGACGTACAGGTAAACAAATGATTATCGTATCGATAGCATTTGCTGTGCTTGGACTGATCATTAGCTCGATTATTGGTATTATTTTTGCACTATCTTCCGTACTGTTGGGCTGGGCGATGGGCTATGCGTACAAGAATACCAATCGAGCATTTCCAGGTATTTTTGCAGGTTCTATTGTTAAAGCGCTGTCTTATGTATTTTTAGTGTATGTCTCATCGAAGCTTATAGGTATTGATATTGTTCAGCAGTTTCATCAAGGTAAAGAGATGGTATTAAATAATCAGCAGCTTTTAGAGCTAAGACCTCCAGAGTATACTGTAGAGGCATGGAAAAAATTGATAACGGATATATTTGAGATGATGACCATCCTGTTGCCGTTTATCATTATGTTTGGTAGCTTTGTATCTACCACGATTATTCATTGGATTGCACGACTAATTTGTAAAAGACTGTCCATTAAAATTCCAGCTTTGCCACCTATACGAGAATGGCAGTTACCGAGATCACTTCTCTTTTTTTATGTGGTAACGTTGCTGTTCATGCTCTTCAATAGAAATACAATGGGTCAAACGACGAGTGGTTCTTTGTTATTTAACTTATTTTATGCTCTACAATTCCTCTTTTTCATTCAGGGGTTAGGGTTTGTAGCATTCGTTGTTGATAAATATAAGAGCAAATGGCGCTTCCCATATGTCTTTGCTGGAGTATTTATTTTTCTCATCCTAGCTACTATACTTACTATAGGCGGGGTAGTATTATTGTTGGCTACCGTATTAGGATTCGTGGGATTGCTTGATTTGGGCATACGATTACGTACAAGACTTGAGAGTAGAAAGTGA
- a CDS encoding VanZ family protein, translating to MIKKNTILYNMFFFFLPLYLLYIFLNTERLHSQYFEIRLIPFEKIIDFITHFETFNRYELLGKILLYIPIGILIPLLFSSINNMLRTFLFTLTLSFLMNSVKIVSQAGFFEIDDIILNVIGGVIGFVFVKGLFSLKEILFKTNESHKESRLQL from the coding sequence ATGATTAAAAAGAATACAATCTTGTATAATATGTTTTTCTTTTTCCTGCCCCTTTATCTACTGTATATTTTTCTAAATACAGAGCGTTTGCATAGCCAGTACTTTGAGATAAGATTGATTCCGTTTGAAAAAATCATAGATTTCATTACCCACTTTGAAACATTTAATCGCTATGAATTACTAGGAAAAATCCTACTTTACATTCCTATTGGGATTCTTATACCTCTGTTATTTAGCTCAATAAACAACATGTTAAGAACTTTCTTGTTTACCCTAACCCTCAGCTTTTTAATGAATTCAGTTAAAATAGTATCTCAGGCTGGTTTCTTTGAAATCGATGATATCATACTTAATGTAATAGGTGGTGTGATAGGATTCGTATTTGTTAAAGGCTTGTTTTCTCTTAAAGAAATCTTGTTTAAAACTAATGAATCTCACAAAGAAAGCCGACTGCAACTTTAA
- the pepF gene encoding oligoendopeptidase F, with product MISLKGKNLVCAFVACTFFIHSSFVSVSFAYPQVGNKETQRTSYQNRKEIPTIFTWNLSDIYPNVTAWEKDKQEVKRLADAFTTQQGKWVNSAKALAQGMEAYSQLMRLLDKVNVYATLNFDIQTANPSAQAIVNQAEKIRVYVKERTAWVGPELVSIPDEKMKQFLQAQELIPYKPFIQETIRVKQHMLPREQEQMLASFSSLGETPENIYKMISKDIPLPLIKGETGKMVPLTRTNYATYLESKDQQVRKAAYQAMYRTLENYQDTLAQTIAGQIKANNLYASSRKYKNAMEASLTPNQVPVEVYDQLISTVNKNLPLLERYLKLRKEILSLPELHMYDLYVPLIDQKTEYIPYEQAKEMVVNGLTPLGEEYVSVIKRAFDNRWIDVYSTPDKRTGAYQWGAYDTHPYVLLNYQGLKGDVSTIAHELGHAMQSYYTNKAQPYITSGYPIFTAEVASTMNENLLFTSQYKKAKTNQEKMALLVQNLENFRTTLFRQTQFAEFEKAMYEADQRGEALQADTLKKMYLDINKKYYGKQVVMDQEIAMEWARVPHFFYNFYVYQYATSFAASVALAKQVEEGGKPEAERYIKTLLSLGSSKPPLSVLKEAGVDMTTAKPIEDAMKVYKERLDELERLLKESEKKT from the coding sequence ATGATTTCTCTCAAAGGAAAGAACCTGGTATGCGCATTTGTTGCATGCACTTTTTTTATCCACAGCAGTTTCGTGTCTGTTTCCTTTGCCTATCCACAAGTGGGTAACAAAGAGACACAACGAACATCATATCAAAATCGCAAAGAAATTCCAACTATTTTTACATGGAATCTATCAGATATTTATCCAAATGTTACAGCGTGGGAAAAAGATAAGCAGGAAGTAAAGCGATTAGCCGATGCTTTTACGACACAACAAGGGAAATGGGTGAATTCGGCAAAGGCACTTGCTCAAGGAATGGAAGCATATAGTCAATTGATGCGTTTACTCGATAAGGTGAATGTGTATGCCACACTCAATTTTGATATACAGACGGCTAACCCAAGTGCTCAGGCCATTGTCAACCAAGCTGAAAAAATCCGAGTATATGTCAAGGAAAGAACCGCATGGGTAGGTCCAGAGCTTGTTTCTATTCCCGATGAAAAGATGAAACAGTTTTTACAGGCACAAGAACTAATCCCTTACAAACCATTTATTCAAGAAACGATACGCGTAAAACAGCACATGCTTCCTAGAGAACAGGAACAGATGTTGGCTTCCTTTTCTTCATTGGGGGAAACGCCAGAAAACATTTATAAGATGATATCCAAAGACATTCCACTGCCTCTCATAAAAGGCGAAACTGGTAAGATGGTTCCTTTAACCAGAACAAACTATGCTACTTATTTGGAAAGCAAGGATCAGCAGGTTAGAAAAGCCGCATACCAAGCGATGTATCGGACACTAGAGAATTATCAGGATACCTTGGCCCAGACGATAGCAGGACAAATTAAAGCAAATAACCTATATGCATCAAGTAGAAAGTATAAGAATGCTATGGAAGCTAGCCTTACCCCGAATCAGGTGCCTGTAGAGGTATATGATCAACTAATTTCCACTGTAAATAAGAACTTGCCACTATTGGAGCGCTATCTCAAGCTACGTAAAGAGATTCTTTCATTACCAGAGCTTCATATGTATGACTTATATGTACCTCTTATTGATCAAAAAACCGAATATATCCCCTATGAGCAAGCAAAAGAGATGGTTGTAAACGGGCTTACACCACTTGGTGAGGAGTATGTATCTGTGATTAAAAGGGCATTTGATAATCGCTGGATAGATGTATATTCTACACCCGATAAAAGAACGGGTGCTTACCAATGGGGTGCCTATGATACCCATCCCTATGTATTGTTAAATTATCAAGGTTTAAAGGGAGATGTCTCAACTATTGCCCATGAATTGGGGCATGCTATGCAATCTTATTACACAAACAAGGCGCAACCTTATATAACATCGGGTTACCCGATCTTCACTGCTGAGGTTGCTTCCACTATGAATGAAAATCTATTATTTACGAGCCAATATAAAAAAGCCAAGACAAACCAAGAGAAAATGGCATTACTCGTGCAAAACCTAGAAAATTTCCGTACAACCTTATTCCGTCAAACTCAATTTGCTGAATTTGAGAAAGCTATGTATGAGGCCGACCAACGCGGTGAGGCACTGCAAGCGGATACCCTTAAAAAAATGTATCTGGATATCAATAAAAAATATTATGGCAAGCAGGTAGTTATGGATCAAGAGATTGCCATGGAGTGGGCACGCGTACCTCATTTTTTTTACAATTTTTATGTCTATCAATATGCTACAAGCTTTGCGGCATCTGTAGCTCTAGCCAAACAAGTAGAGGAGGGTGGAAAACCAGAAGCAGAACGTTATATCAAGACGTTACTTTCGTTAGGGAGCTCTAAGCCTCCTCTCAGCGTTTTGAAGGAGGCGGGAGTAGATATGACTACCGCTAAGCCAATAGAGGATGCGATGAAGGTATATAAGGAGAGACTTGATGAATTGGAAAGATTGTTAAAGGAATCGGAGAAGAAAACCTAG
- the ychF gene encoding redox-regulated ATPase YchF: MGSSVGIVGLPNVGKSTLFNAITQAGAESANYPFCTIDPNVGIVEVPDQRLNKLTEIVVPNKVVPTAFEFVDIAGLVKGASKGEGLGNQFLAHIREVDAIAQVVRCFEDQNIVHVAGKVDPLSDIETINLELVFADLDSVARRIDRMGRKAKSGDKEAKVELEVLEKLKAAFEEGQAARGVELTEDELKIIRDLHLLTIKPMLYVCNVAEDGIHTADENPHVQAVRKHAEAEGAEVVIISAKVESEIAELEGEDKEMFLEELGLQESGLDRLIRAAYSLLGLITYFTAGVQEVRAWTIRQETKAPQAAGVIHTDFERGFIRAEVVAYNDLVEAGNVNAAREKGKYRLEGKEYVVKDGDVIHFRFNV; encoded by the coding sequence ATGGGTTCGAGCGTTGGAATTGTAGGTCTTCCGAATGTTGGTAAATCTACCTTATTTAATGCGATTACACAAGCGGGTGCTGAATCTGCAAACTATCCTTTCTGTACCATTGATCCTAACGTTGGTATCGTTGAAGTACCTGATCAACGTTTAAACAAATTAACAGAGATCGTTGTTCCAAACAAAGTTGTACCTACCGCTTTTGAATTCGTGGATATTGCTGGTTTGGTTAAAGGAGCGAGCAAAGGGGAAGGATTGGGGAACCAATTTTTGGCCCATATTCGTGAAGTAGATGCGATTGCACAGGTGGTACGTTGTTTTGAAGATCAGAACATTGTACACGTTGCAGGTAAGGTAGATCCACTAAGCGATATCGAAACCATTAATTTGGAATTGGTATTTGCTGACTTAGATTCTGTTGCTCGCCGGATTGACCGTATGGGGCGCAAAGCGAAGTCAGGGGATAAAGAGGCAAAAGTAGAGCTTGAGGTATTAGAAAAATTAAAAGCCGCTTTTGAAGAAGGTCAAGCAGCACGTGGCGTTGAGCTAACAGAAGATGAGCTTAAAATCATTCGTGACCTGCACCTGTTGACAATTAAACCAATGCTGTATGTTTGTAATGTAGCGGAAGACGGCATTCATACTGCTGACGAGAATCCACATGTACAAGCAGTTCGCAAGCATGCTGAAGCTGAAGGCGCTGAAGTAGTCATTATCAGTGCTAAAGTAGAATCTGAAATTGCTGAATTGGAAGGCGAAGACAAGGAAATGTTCCTAGAAGAGCTAGGCCTGCAAGAATCAGGTCTTGATCGCTTGATCCGCGCTGCTTATTCCTTGCTTGGTTTGATTACGTATTTCACCGCTGGGGTTCAAGAGGTACGCGCATGGACGATTCGTCAAGAAACTAAGGCTCCTCAAGCTGCTGGTGTTATTCATACAGACTTTGAGCGTGGATTTATTCGTGCTGAAGTAGTGGCTTATAATGATTTAGTAGAGGCGGGCAATGTGAATGCTGCTCGTGAAAAAGGGAAATATCGCTTGGAAGGTAAAGAATACGTGGTAAAAGATGGCGACGTTATTCATTTCCGTTTCAACGTGTAA
- the rpsF gene encoding 30S ribosomal protein S6, with amino-acid sequence MRQYEVMYVLRPDLEEEKVKANVARYSEVVTNNGGEITKLQEMGKRRLAYEIQKFKDGFYVLMNFKANAEVVTETERLMKINDDVIRFLFVREDQ; translated from the coding sequence ATGCGTCAATATGAAGTAATGTACGTATTGCGTCCAGACCTTGAAGAAGAGAAAGTGAAAGCGAATGTAGCTCGTTATAGCGAAGTCGTGACTAACAATGGTGGAGAAATCACCAAGCTTCAAGAAATGGGTAAGCGTCGTCTTGCTTATGAAATCCAAAAGTTCAAGGATGGTTTCTACGTTTTGATGAACTTTAAAGCTAACGCTGAAGTTGTTACTGAAACTGAGCGTTTGATGAAAATTAACGACGACGTTATTCGTTTCCTTTTCGTAAGAGAAGATCAATAA
- a CDS encoding recombinase family protein, whose translation MIDLLSFIEELDKYDCHFKSSTESFDTSTPVDRMVSQLLGVFAEFERERNAERVKDNVVHMAKFMDQRKGKAISRACYGYDIVDKMYVVNPEEAAVVQEMAEMVLQGIGSRRIAVSLNERGIPTKSGSQWYDRVIRELLRRETLIGTFVWNKTTTKGKKVVPVPEE comes from the coding sequence TTGATTGACTTACTCAGTTTCATTGAGGAACTTGATAAATATGATTGTCATTTTAAGTCCTCTACAGAGTCATTTGACACCAGTACACCGGTTGATCGAATGGTCTCACAGTTACTAGGGGTTTTCGCAGAATTTGAACGTGAGCGTAATGCAGAGCGAGTCAAAGACAATGTGGTTCATATGGCTAAGTTTATGGATCAACGTAAAGGTAAAGCTATATCACGCGCTTGCTATGGTTACGATATTGTGGACAAAATGTACGTAGTCAATCCTGAGGAAGCAGCCGTTGTACAAGAAATGGCAGAGATGGTCCTCCAGGGTATAGGTAGCCGTCGAATAGCTGTATCTCTAAACGAACGTGGCATTCCAACCAAGTCTGGCTCTCAATGGTATGACCGAGTAATTAGAGAGTTATTACGTAGAGAGACACTAATTGGAACTTTTGTTTGGAATAAGACGACTACTAAGGGGAAAAAGGTAGTCCCTGTTCCGGAAGAGTAA
- a CDS encoding DUF3343 domain-containing protein, which yields MKDTVLIAFDSTQQALRAEMLLEYEDIEIDTRPTPKEITAGCALSIEFPRESFERALAIITSQHVVIRGFFRYENGTYVEIGM from the coding sequence ATGAAAGATACCGTCTTGATCGCTTTTGATTCAACACAGCAAGCGTTACGGGCAGAAATGTTATTAGAATATGAGGATATTGAAATTGATACCCGACCGACGCCTAAGGAAATTACGGCTGGATGTGCCCTATCTATTGAATTTCCACGAGAGTCATTTGAACGGGCTCTGGCTATCATCACTTCACAGCACGTAGTCATACGTGGATTTTTCCGCTATGAAAATGGAACTTATGTAGAGATAGGTATGTAA
- a CDS encoding zinc ribbon domain-containing protein, protein MDARKASGANKHVDNSRYLLSELLRCGHCGGPMVGRVFTQRPTKTHPSPKVRYAYICNAYAKQGTCFYHYTDRDPLEATVINKIKALTESFDYSAKVVKRKSTEALQEELEARLENIEKRSQRQIEAWEKELITDEDLVNAKKTN, encoded by the coding sequence ATGGACGCTAGGAAAGCATCTGGAGCAAATAAACATGTAGATAACAGTCGTTACTTGTTAAGTGAATTGTTACGTTGTGGTCACTGTGGTGGCCCTATGGTAGGACGAGTATTCACTCAACGGCCAACTAAGACTCATCCAAGTCCTAAAGTACGTTATGCGTATATTTGCAACGCATACGCTAAACAAGGTACTTGCTTCTACCATTACACCGACAGGGACCCGCTAGAAGCTACAGTAATCAATAAGATCAAGGCTCTTACGGAATCATTTGATTACTCTGCTAAAGTCGTAAAAAGAAAATCAACTGAGGCACTGCAAGAAGAATTAGAGGCTCGACTAGAAAACATTGAAAAACGATCACAAAGACAAATTGAAGCTTGGGAAAAAGAATTAATTACTGATGAAGATTTAGTCAATGCAAAAAAAACAAATTGA
- a CDS encoding DUF951 domain-containing protein: MERKHFDLGDIVQMKKQHPCGTNAWKIIRMGMDIRIKCTGCDHSVMIPRLEFEKKMKKVLVPAAPKESSEE, from the coding sequence ATGGAAAGAAAGCATTTTGATCTGGGTGATATCGTCCAGATGAAAAAACAGCATCCATGCGGCACGAATGCATGGAAGATTATTCGTATGGGGATGGATATTCGAATTAAATGTACGGGATGTGATCACAGTGTGATGATTCCGCGACTGGAATTTGAAAAGAAAATGAAAAAAGTATTGGTGCCAGCAGCGCCAAAAGAGTCCTCAGAAGAATAG
- the yyaC gene encoding spore protease YyaC, translating to MKRFEENPDVSYPPFRVDHTHESATRKLSEHLYERFLQKSTHQDLVILCIGTDRSTGDALGPLVGSRLQTYFLDDIHVYGTLESPVHAVNLADQITLITEKHPNALIVAIDACLGQYQHVGCINVVDGPVKPGAGVKKELPAVGHFHITGIVNVGGFMEYFVLQNTRLHIVVSMADIIASAINKATTQLFSLQLDYTWQDIPYIRDGS from the coding sequence ATGAAACGATTTGAAGAGAATCCGGATGTTTCTTATCCTCCTTTTAGAGTTGACCACACGCATGAGTCAGCTACAAGAAAATTGTCTGAGCATCTCTATGAACGTTTCCTTCAAAAATCAACACATCAGGATCTAGTAATCCTTTGCATCGGAACAGATCGCTCTACAGGCGATGCCTTAGGTCCCTTGGTTGGCTCCCGATTACAAACATATTTTCTTGACGATATTCACGTGTACGGGACACTTGAATCACCTGTTCATGCCGTTAATCTTGCAGATCAGATCACGCTGATAACAGAAAAGCATCCTAATGCTCTCATCGTAGCTATTGATGCTTGTCTAGGGCAATATCAACATGTAGGATGTATTAACGTCGTTGATGGTCCAGTGAAACCGGGAGCTGGAGTAAAAAAAGAATTACCCGCAGTTGGACACTTCCATATCACTGGAATTGTGAATGTAGGTGGTTTTATGGAGTATTTCGTCTTACAAAACACTCGACTACATATTGTAGTCAGCATGGCAGATATTATTGCCTCAGCTATTAACAAAGCAACAACTCAATTGTTTTCCCTTCAGCTCGATTATACATGGCAGGATATACCGTATATACGAGACGGTAGTTGA